In Hydractinia symbiolongicarpus strain clone_291-10 chromosome 4, HSymV2.1, whole genome shotgun sequence, the following proteins share a genomic window:
- the LOC130641605 gene encoding uncharacterized protein LOC130641605: protein MSKIFGKIELIKLDVVENAIEEQNRTENGECMGVSVLKTRELFEQKNRKKMESKSPSEELSPLIAEKLKMFKGFVQTSKKSLKKSVRVKEDKSKSVENDEEKISKQDYERMLTEEAEQALLNQPMIRSKNVLKRWYFESKSTENERKLSDDSGVVEEEEEEEFGAVQNQTSNVNVFNEYDNERQILEETEAAFRTFSIKYKHSSHAMQKEKVIQACIRREVPADLNDGNVNVKVMNAENSSLNTSRECKLPNKTTQPPVIVSDYNDEGECVPEGIITNRLMLFQKIAE from the exons ATGTCAAAAATTTTTGGTAAAATCGAACTTATAAAATTAGATGTTGTGGAAAACGCTATTGAAGAGCAAAACAG GACCGAAAACGGTGAATGCATGGGAGTTTCCGTACTTAAAACAAGGGAGTTGTTTGAGCAAAAGAATAGGAAAAAGATGGA ATCTAAAAGCCCTTCAGAAGAGCTCTCACCGCTGATAGCAGAGAAGTTGAAGATGTTTAAAGGATTTGTGCAAACATCG AAAAAGAGCTTAAAAAAAAGCGTAAGAGTCAAGGAAGATAAGAGTAAATCTGTGGAAAATg ACGAGGAAAAAATTTCTAAACAAGATTACGAACGAATGCTAACTGAAGAAGCAGAACAAGCTCTCCTAAATCAACCGATGATTCGCTCGAAAAATGTATTAAAACGCTGGTATTTTGAATCAAAGTCGACTGAGAATGAACGAAAACTTTCAGATGATTCGGGCGTcgtggaagaagaagaagaagaagagtttGGTGCGGTGCAAAATCAAACTTCGAACGTAAACGTTTTTAATG AATACGATAATGAACGTCAAATATTAGAAGAAACAGAGGCTGCATTTCGGACATTTTCCATAAAATACAAACACTCTTCACATGCAATGCAGAAAGAAAAAG TGATACAGGCATGTATTCGTCGAGAAGTTCCTGCTGATTTAAATGATGGTAACGTTAATGTGAAAGTTATGAATGCGGAAAATTCAAGTCTGAACACGTCTAGAGAGTGTAAATTACCGAACAAAACAACACAGCCACCTGTTATCGTTTCTGATTATAACGACGAAGGAGAATGCGTTCCAGAAGGTATCATCACCAATAGATTGATG ttatttcaaaaaatagcAGAGTAG